Part of the Anopheles gambiae chromosome 3, idAnoGambNW_F1_1, whole genome shotgun sequence genome is shown below.
TTGATGGTAATGGTAATGAACTACGAACTCTTTCATACAAATTTCGAATAGGCACTCATCAGTACACATGCATGCACTATTGCGAACAGTTTgtagtagtgatgtgctgtatggagcgcacccatgACTccaatccgactccgactattgttagtccaaTTTCGACTCCGGCAATATGAAACCACTAGATctgcccggagtcggagtcgtttggagtcgttcggagtcgccctgagtcgtccggagtctttcgtagtcggagtcgtccggaatcgttcggagttgttcggagtcgttcggagttgttcaGAGTCGTCGGAGACGTCCaaagttgtctggagtcgtttagaatcggagttggttggagtcaacaggagccgtgtggtttaatgtgcttgtgatcagacatttcctttcgttgtgttttttttgtctttctctTTGGGCGTGCACTTCCTATACGAGCCGACCTCggccgactccagatgactccggatgactccgtctgactctccggacgactccgaatgactctgactccaggcgactccgggcgattttggacgactccagatgactccgggccatttcggacgattccgaacgactccggatattgcagcgtggacctaccttccggagtcgattccgaatttgtcggagtcggatcagaGTCGACTCCCGATTTTTGCCAACtgtacccatcactagtttgtAGGTGTAAATGGGGTTATTCATAAATCGTTCATATGTTTGGaacagaaaaataatatttaaaaattttaTAGAATGATAGTTAATACCTTAAGTGTAATGGTTGTTAgtgattcatttcattttcgttaattgcttttatatttttaaagatcatttttttattgaaaatgtaGGCACACGGAGCTACATATGGAAGCAGTACGAAGCACACATAACAGCAAATCCTTCGCATGGAGATGGTGTTGCtttaatataatattttagTGTTGTTAGTGAATAGCTAGAGTGCTAAATGTGAAGCGTGTTACACGACTTACGGAAGAAAATTCATAAACAATGGAAGGAAGTGTTACAATGAATATGTGGCGGTACTTTCAtcattataaattatttaatgaaATCCTGTATGAGTGGTGATTGTGTATATTTACTAGACCATGGTCTAGTAACGTGCTATATGTGAATAAAATACGCACTCGCAAGTTCAGCACCATGATACTATGGGATGTATggaagaaatatatcaatttGCTTCATGTGGTAACAATGTGTGTCTACGTGCGTTTTAccgaataaaaatcaaaagttCATTATCGAACCGCTTCAAACAACAAGGAAATGTTCAACCATACCCAAGCCCTTAATTGGCTTCATGATTTGCAAAGTAATCAAATCGTTCACCAAATAATGGAAGTATCTGTACCGCGCATGTTAAGCGCTATGCTCAAATTAAAGACTATCCAGAAAACGGTGATTGACTGCcaagaaaaaaatcctaaaCATCCATAATGAGTGAAACGGAACTGTGGAGCACAAACGGTGCACcgaataatttttttaatgaatgtGATTTAAGAAGTGGATGCCTGTGGCAGAacttgaaaaataataataaggaGTCATATTACAGGCTATCTCCGAGCTTATTTGGTTCATATTATCTTCCTATTTGTAAGTGTACATATTGGTATGATATCAACAACAGCATTGTTACTGCTGCAAATGATGGTAACAGTGCAAGCAATAGTGATAGGCTTAACAATACCGTTAAAGATTATCATAAGGATAAAAAGAGTGATAGTGGTTGCTATGTAGCCAATGATAGTCGATGGAGCATTGTGCAATGCTTTGCAAATGAGTACCTGCCGGGTGCAAGGAAACATAATCGTTCTAGTTTGTGGAAACGGTGGCGCTGGAAAAAAATGTCGTCATTCGGAAAAGCACTTTTAATCTATTGCATATTCTCTATAAGTATCAACGTCACTGCATCCCAAGACATAGATGCTTTACAGACTACAACCCGGTTAACTGCATCGCAACCAAATGAAGATGCCTTCATCATGAGTCCTGGAGAAGGTAAGTTGGTGAACTATTTTATAGATTATAATCGAAATATTATCTAGAGAACATCaaatatgattattatttttacttttaactCAGAAGTGACTAGTACTTTATTTGCTTTAAATATTTTCGATAACATCACATCACTTACAACTATTTTATATACACCCGTTTCCAGCTACGTTGGAATCTCATGCCGGATGCATTGAATCATGTGCctcctgcttcgaatcgcactTTTCGATATTTTTCGAATATTTCGCAATATTTTCGATAACATTACATCACTTACAACTATTTTATATACACCCGTTTCcagctacgttcgaatctcatgccgtttgcatcgaatcatgtgccgcctgcttcgaatcgcaagCCACTATGATCGAATGCGTGCCGCTACGGTAAAATCGTGTGTCGTTACCATTGGATTTTTATATCTTCAGTCTGTTTACAGTGCAAAGGCAACACAAGTTTTTACCAAAGTGAGTTCATCAGGCCTATTATATTGCGTTCGGCATTCGAGAAGATTCACTCGCACGTTCATTATGTTCATTTTCGTATCGTTTTGCTAGTGACGTTCcgccaccgacaaaccgacgtgacacttcgaacaaaattagcttcaaaagttgtctccttatttcaaatgaaaatacgttaaacactagcgccatctctataatgattcgcttactacactgacacaaaGGAGGAACTGCTAAAACCCTGCTAAAaactgctttttgtttttctccgtAAATTCCAATGCGCattgttttattcacttctcacatcttttgcattgatttggaaacttataaaatgattttcctgggtgttttgtccaaaaattctcacaaaatcttgcctaACACTTCCTCCGCCGTTTGTACttggaaaagttgtttacatcgaagcagtAGTGAACTGAGCTTACTTcgacagaagtgatcgcctcaccgtagcaatagacgatgcgcaatctcagattgcgcatatatttatctgtcaaacgggtcggtttgatatatttatctgtcaaaaaaatgttatatacctcggacatataatcttgaaaatttatgcgcaatcttggcgcaatctgaaaatgtatggaaatgacgtttatagctcagggttggctacgcgaaatgacttatgttttgataaaacgaatatatgcgcaatctgagattgcgcatcgtgtattaatacggtcaCATacaaatgacagtactttcgtgtgggacaaggtgtatggatattaggaggtgaagtgcttcagagcaaattgacatttcacgacttgacataacaatactgggggctccggtattaaaatctgggagggg
Proteins encoded:
- the LOC1280455 gene encoding uncharacterized protein LOC1280455 isoform X4 — protein: MSETELWSTNGAPNNFFNECDLRSGCLWQNLKNNNKESYYRLSPSLFGSYYLPICKCTYWYDINNSIVTAANDGNSASNSDRLNNTVKDYHKDKKSDSGCYVANDSRWSIVQCFANEYLPGARKHNRSSLWKRWRWKKMSSFGKALLIYCIFSISINVTASQDIDALQTTTRLTASQPNEDAFIMSPGEVCSSVDVRNTPLHLDRLRNCRVVEGFVQIMLIDKYGNDSFDNYTFPLLTEITGYLLLFRVNGLQTLGQLFPNLTVIRGSELANNYALVVYELMHIKELGLTSLIDIQRGGVRIEKNPNLCHADTIDWKAIAPYGENWIKITGDLLS